The genomic window AATTATGATGTGTTTGATTAGACTCGTGAAGAGGAGGAGATATGAACCTGACAATGGATCCACTGTTTCCACCATGAGCTCTGTGTCTCTAAAGAGTGATCGCTCCAGACTTAGGCCTCCAGTTTTCAGCGCTGAGCACAGACATTCAGGAGCAAAGTAAGACGAgattttctgtttaaaaaaattattccagAGACATTTGTTGCTCACCTTTTTCTTGAACCAtattgattgtaatattaatTGTTTCTCTAGAGAAATACTGCATCGTGTGAtgttgatgaaaacaatgtaacaaggctattctgattctgattgttCTGCATATTTGATATTACTTGCTTTTGAAACCTTAGAAAGGGATTTTGACATTTTAGTGCAACCTCATATTCCAGCACAGTGTATTTTATTCAGCTTTATTTTGATGGTGGAAAGTTggtgccctgcgatgaactggcgacttgtccagggtgtaccccgccttcgcccctatgtagctgggataggctccaagcgacccccgtgaccctagtgaggataaagcgggttcagaaaatgaatgaatgaatgaaagttggTAGAAAAATAGACATAATAGCAACTCTGATGCACTTTTAGTACTTTGGGTCttaaagagaaaataaatgtCTTTTTGAGCCACTGATGTAAAGTGTTGATGATATACATAGGACAGGCCAAGGATGGATTTCATACAcaagaaatttaaaaaagaatgttcatttgtatttattgttttggttCAAGTCTGTCTTTGGCTCATATTTATGTTCTTCTTATGTTAATTTTACTAACCATGATTCAGAATGGTAGTCACAAGAAAATGGAATCCACTGCAAAACATCTCAAGTATTATACTATATTCAGCATTTTAGACATACTCTGATTTTTGTCATGATTGGAGACATGAAGACAATGATTTATAAACCTGACAGGATCCTCTGCTTCCACAGTCAGCCAAATTTTACTTCTTAAATGTGTATGAGAGGTCATGAATGGGTACTTATACTGAATAACAACCGAAGAGAATGATGTTTGACCATCAGATTCTCATTCATAGAAgggtttaattattttaatttcttcAACAAACACACTTCTGAGGTACGCTTTTCGAACATGGGGACATTTTGTCTTCTTTTATGGGTCACACATTTGTCTTTTACTGTTGGTTTCTGATCTTTTATCATCCTCCTCATCTTTAATAGACTTTATATAGTCTTTGACCTTAATCTTGCTTGCCAGCCCAGAGCCAATACTTGTAATTCTGACTTAGTTTTAATGATCCTGTTGTATATTTTGCACGTTATACTGACAGTCACAACTGTTTTTATATTAATAGATGAAATCTGTTTATTTCCAACATGTTAAGTAGAAGGAATAAAAATTTATCAAACAAGTGttgaatggaagaaaaaatagctatgtaaaataataaactgTCATCAGCATACAGGGAAATACGGCGAGTGATGTCACTGCATTTAGattaataatttatgttgaagtcAGTTAAATATTTACTGGATTTAATTTTCCAACAAATTCTAATACTTTGCGCATTACTTTTTAAACCTTTTTAAGCATTGAGACTACACTGAACAATCAACAGAACCTGGATATGACGGTGAGCATTTTAATTcataaacacaaagaaaacaatgAGTTTGATTTATGatataaaagtaaaaagcatCATTGGCTTCTTTCAGGAGTTTGAAAAGGCGTCACTGGCCCTTCTAAAACAAGCTCTGAAAGCACCCCACCAGGTCCTCTCTGCTTCTGCTGAGGATGATCAGCTGGTAAATGCTGAAGCTGAAATAAAAGAAGCAGTCGTAAAAACTGCCCTACATGTTTTGAGGACCATGAAGAAGGATGAGCATGCTGACACACTTGAGAAAAGTAAGAGACTTTATATTCATTTACTGGCTTTGGTCAGATGTTTGAGTGTAGGCAACTGGCTGCTAGACAGTTTTGCAGCTATGGTATGACCACATATGTCACGTTTTGGAAGAACAGAAAATACTTTTTTTAATAGAGAAATGCTGTGGAAACATCAAAAACATTGTATCATTTTGTTTAGGGATGTGCTAATAGAAAATTGCCGACTGATATTTATGACAATTTGGTCCATGCTGATACTTATGTTActttatatttctttattttgtttgtattgaTTCTTGCTCAACAATGAAATCTTTTATAAAAAATAGTTACAATTTTAGAGTTTTTCAGCCATTCATCACATTATCTGTCATCACAAATtcaaacatacatattaaaaaacgaAAAAAACCTTTAATATTACCCAAACAATAAATACCTAACACTACTGTTGGTGAATGGACACTTGAAATGACAATACCATTGTGTGGTCAATACATTAGTGCATCCCTGACTTCATTTTATGTTCTatggtttattttgttgtatCTGAAATCCCATAACCCATACACCGATATCTGCCCGCATTTGGATACTGGTGTTATGTAGACTCTGATGGTCTACCAAAGAGAAACCAAGCCAGCTTAATCATATAAGCTTAGTATTAATGTTAACATTAGAATGTTTGATCTTAGTGGTTATAACCAGTCAGTAttagacactgggtttatagtgACCTGAAAAGCTCCTCCAGAAACACAGTTTGCAAACATTATAACCCAACTCCCCCTGGATCTATCATGATTATCAAGCTTTTAGTCATATTGCACAACCCTAGGGGTGCATGAAATAATGTTGTTATTGATGTTATACACCTCTGTGGTTTTAGGTCATTATGGAGAACTTGTCCCTTACCAGCGGAAGCAAAAATTATACCTGAAGACGAAAAATGAGCACTTCTTGGAAGACATGGTTACACATGAATGGCCTGTGCCTTTAAAAAAGATTTATACAACAATTTACCTGACACAGGGAACTAGTGAAGTCAACCAGGAGCATGAAATCCGACAAATAGAGACAGCTTTTTATAAGAAGAAGCATTTGGAAACTCAGGTGATCAGCAGTAAGGACATTTTAAAACCCCTACCAAAAGAAGACAAAACTATCCGAACTGTGCTCACCATGGGGATAGCCGGCATTGGAAAAACCTTACGGGTACAAAAGTTTATTTTAGACTGGTCTGAGGATGTCATCAACCAAGACATCCAGCTCCTCTTTCCCCTCTCTTTTAGGGAGCTGAATTTgctgaaaaatgaagaaagaagTCTGATGGATCTCCTTTATGAAGTTTCTCCAGGGTTGAAAGAGTCTGGAATCAAAGACCTGACCATGTACAAGGTTCTGATCATACTGGACGGACTTGATGAGAGCAGGCTCTGTCTGGATTTCAAGAGAAATGAAAGATGCAGTGATGCCACACAGTCAActtcagtggatgtgctgctgacaAACCTCATCACTGGGAACCTTCTACCACATGCCAAACTGTGGATAACTACCCGACCTGCTGCATCCAGCTGCATCCCTCCACAGTACATCGACCGGGTGACTGAGATACAAGGTTTCAACAACTCACAGAAAGAAGCCTACTTCAAGAGGAAAATTGAAGATGAGAACCTAGCCAAAAGAGTCATTGCAAACATAAGATCAACAAGGAGCCTCCACATTATGTGCCATTTGCCATTGTTCTGCTGGATTTCGTCAATTGTGCTGGGTGAAATGTGCACTAAAGTAGGAGGGGGGAAAATGCCAAAGACCCTGACACAGATGTACATTCACTTTATAGTACATCAGATCTCACAGATGAACTATAAGTACTCCAAAGAGCAAGAACTGGACTCACAAGGGAACAATCAAGTGATTCTGTCACTTGCAAAGTTGGCTTTCCAGCAGTTggagaaaggaaacctgatcttctatgaggAGGATCTGAGAGACTGTGGGATTGATGTGAGAGAAGGTTCTGTCAACAGTGGAGTGTGCACTCAGGTCTTCAGGGAAGAGACCTTGAGGGATCAGAGGGTGTTCTGCTTTGTGCATCTTTCAGTCGAAGAGTTTCTTGCAGCTCTGCATGTCCATGTGATGTACAACATCAAAGGTGTAAACCTGATGAAAGAAAAGTTCAACTTGAGGCCACAGAATGTGCCCATTTCCAAACTGCATAAAGATGCAGTGGACAAGGCTACTGAAAATGAAAATGGCCACTTCGATCTGTTCCTGCGTTTTCTCCTTGGACTCTCTGTGGAGTCCAGTCAGACTCTGCTCAGAGGCCTGAACATACCAAACATGCCCAACATGCAAAGTCATGAGGAAATCATCAGCTACATCAAGGAAAAAATCAGCCATGCTCGCAGACCAGAGAGGTACATAAACCTCTTCCACTGCCTGAACGAGTTAAATGACCACTCTCTGATGGAGGAGATCCAGATTTACATGGACTCAGACGGTGAATGTGTCATGGACCAGTGCTCTCCAGCTCAGTGGGCTGCTCTGGTCTTCCTGTTGTTGACCTCACCTGACAAACCCAAGGAGATCCACCTCAAGAAATACTCCAACAGAGAAGATGGTCTTCACAGACTCTTACCAGCCATTAAGGCCTCCAGATCAGCaatgtgagtttcactcatggtTTTCATTTTCAATAAGCATCACTAAGCCCAGTTTAGACTGAAGATTCACAACTAGACAAAAGCATTTTAGGATGTGGGGAAAGTTTGTCTAAGGTAATAAGACAAACCCCCCTTACAAACATATTGTCCTTGCCTCTGTTCATCAGGTTGAATGACTGTAATCTGACTGCAGTCAGCTGTCCGGCTCTGTCGTCCACTCTCAGCTCAAGTTCTAATGAACTGAATCATTTGAATTTGAGTGACAATCATTTACAAGACACAGGAATCGAGATTCTCTGCGTTGGTCTCCAGAGTCCAAACTGCAGATTGAAGACACTGAGGTGAGTCAGTGTTTCCAACAAAAATTAATCATCAAAATAGTCAAGGTTTGGAGCATCCCCAGTGAACAGGAACATTTCAGACAGCTGAGACAGGGATGGTTTTGTAAATAATGATGCGAGCTTGTCTGGGTGTTACAACACTGTAAGCAACACTAGTTGCAAGGCTTTAAGTATTGCAGTATTTCCCATATCATCACTTCATTAAACAGTTGTCAATTTATATGTTTGGTGTAATTTTATATCTCATTGCTGAACTATTTGGCCACTAAAGAGCAATGGTGTTTATTTAATGTCCTGCCATTGTGCATTAATTTCCAACTCTCCagataatttttatttatctgtttatatattttctatatctgtttatagaggaaatatattaGTTATgtaacagtggttcccaaactttttcaaCTCAAGACTCAAATAACTTGTGGCTTTTCCTCAGACCCAAATTTACCAAATGACATTGTTTGAAGAGTGTAATGCTGCATTTCCTGATGCCACATAATTATCATGAACTGAGTAGATTACAGGTCTGGAATCAGCCACTCACCAGCACGGTCTGAGAAGATTATTATGAGACTATGGGCACCAGTACATGTGTTCTAAATACACAAAATCAAACACTGTGAACTCATAATCCCAGTGAATCAGCTCCAGTGACTAATAGGCCAATATTTTGGATCAACATTTTAGGTCCAAAATCTTCCATTTTACGTACTTGGGGATGCACTGGCATGACATCTTGATTTGTAATATTCATAATaacaatattaaaatattaaaataagggAAAGACATTGCAAAGCTTTTACGGTTTGGTTTTGTGCATTGTCTACACAGGTTGAACCGATGCAGTCTCACTCCCAAATGCTGTGATAATTTGGCTTCAGTCCTGAGCTGTCACTCAGTAAATCTGCAGGAATTGGACCTAAGTGACAACGACATTGAAGACTCAGGATTAGAGAAGCTTTCCATGGGTTTGGGAAGTACAAGATGTCAACTGGAAACCCTCAGGTGTCACTTTAAAACCATTTAATTCAAGTCTAGCAGCTACAGGGGGTGTCTTTTTATTATAAGAAACAGATGATTTTATTTGATCTCTCTGTTCCAGGCTGTCGTTCTGTAACATCACACAGGCCGGGTGTGGATATTTGGCCTCAGCAGTCAAATCCAACCCATCTCATCTTAGAGAGTTGGATCTGAGCTACAATTACCTGGGGCAGGATGGGTTAAAGCTCATTTCTGATGCTCTTGAAGGAAGATGTGAATTGACAAAGTTCAGGTATGAAACAGGTTTAACTTCTGTAATGCTTTTTATCAGATTCTGATGTAACATGCTCAGATCAAGCCTGATGATTATTTTCCTTTCAGAGTGGACCACAACGCAGAATACTGGTTTAAACCAGGGCTCAGAAAATGTAAGTTGTGAATTCTGCATGAAACACACTAAATGAACACTGTATTTGACCATCACACATTCCACTCCAGATCCTTAGGCATCAGCATGGAGTTTCTGTGTGTAACATTGTCTTCTTTATGATGCTGCTGTTTATTTCTTGCATATGAACAGACTGCGTACTGGTTAGTTGTAGATACTGGCTTGTCACATTTGGGTATTGCAGTACACAGGACgtcattttgtcattattttgtcagtttttgccagTAAAACCATACATTACACAAACTGTGAAAGTTAACACAGACTGACACTGATCACTTTAGTGCACAAAAATGCAAATTATCATACACACAGACTTCAGCGTGTCTGCAGATCCTTGAAAAgtctaaaaaagtcttaaatttgtcCTAAATTATACACAAGTGATATGTGATATTGCTATATTTGCTTTATAAATCTTTGTGAAGAAGTTGTCAAATGtgtaattagtgttgatcattttgttctaACGGAGATGGTAATGAGTGGAGCCACCAATAATCACttatgggtggaggggttcaaaTATGAGGTAAACATTAGTCATGacaaaatgtacatgtaacattagctggattgaaacatggttaagactggttcaaGATAATAACTATGACACCCAttgtactgttatttttgtgaatttaaagtcttaaatttgaccaaaaacGCCTTGAAAAGATGCCCTAGACTTAAACAAACATACTTGAAAATGTTAATGCCAGCACTTTACCTTGCAACAGtctgtaaaatactataatacgCTGATATGTGAGcaattgaaatgaattgaaattgggAAGGAAAGTTTGGACAAAGTTATTATTTAATGACAATCAGTACAATCCTCCTCAAAAGCTTATCATATGGTATAGCTAGAATGATCACAGATCTAAGATCAGCACTAACTAAAGAACAGTAACTTAATTTAGCATACAAGTCAGATGCATTATACTGTTATTTGAACAAGTCTGTTCAtaacatcatcatcgtcatcaacaGTTTTCAACACAGTGCACATGGTGTTCATACAGTAAACTGAAAGACATTCATTCACAATATTTATACCCAGCGCTGCTGTTTGTACACATGTCTGAGAGTGTTAAAGTATTAAAGTTGCATTTACCTACTGCTCCTGAAAGAGAACACCACATTACTAAACACCAACATGCCACGTTATACAGTTATGGCAAATATgacaagtaaaataacatgaacaatggCCCCTGTTACGTATGACAGCTTCCACCATTTGGAAAAGCTCTGCAAATACATAAGGTGTGCTTTGTTTCATTTTGCAGCTGTATGCGTTGGACAAAGCGACTGTTCAGTCTGCGTTTCATTTATGCACAAACTAGCCTTTAAGTGGCAATTTGCAGATAGACTGTGAATTTGATTGTGATGGTTTGTCATCTTTAAAATGTAGAATCCCTGAACAGTTGTTTTAGGGAAACTAGATTATAACCAATTCAGTTCTTTtaagcattttaaacattttgcaAATTCACATTGCCCCCACTACAAGTATTTACCTTGTAAAACTTTTGCACATGAGTATTCTGAATTTCAAATCAACCCAGGATTTTAGATAAAAATCCCCCCTGCatttctctatttatttatttaacctttatttaaccaggaaaaatcccACTGATattaagaatctcttttacaagggagtcctggccaacataggcagcagcaaatacaacacacagttacaagattacacagttaaaacacatataacacTCACATTTGACAagaaacagtaaaaataacattcacaagcagattaagaaaaacaagtgcaagttatggagtGAGCCTCGAGAACTCTGTTTGGACTTAAAAGCACTCAAAGAAATTTACTCAgttgcctgtctgtctgcagctgattccatgcattaggtgcagagtaaacaaaaACCCTTTGACCCAGCTCTGTACGGGTAAATGGAACAGAAAGCAAGACATtgtagtgtggatggaagttTGACACAAACTTAGCTCAGTGTAAATTAAACAGCACGagatgtgcttttaatttgatgTGCTTAAGAATTTGCATTGATAAAAACTATCACAATcatggatgaacaggaaaggcattgtttggcctatggcttcACTCATGGAGCAGctccacaaaaatacaaaaacaaacacaaaaaggccaataaacattgccatatatACATTAACCCCAAATTATCACTAACACCACAACcatgctgaacccctgcacataaaaataacacataatcagcaacacgcccaatacccacaatgcaatgtggcaaacaCTACAATATGATCATTTGTAGAGAGAGAATAAGAATAATTATCAGAATTTCTCTTCACAGTTAATGTATTAATGCACTAATTAAAGATGCAACATGTAGTATATGTATTCTGTGGATGTTAAATGGTGTCTTTACGTTTCTTAATTGTTGCATTTCCTCCCTTCAGATTCCTGCGAACTCACTGTGGATCTCAACACCGCCCACAAACAAATCATCTTCTCTGATCAGAATCGAAAAGTGAGTCAGAGCATAGAGGAGCAGCCTTATCCAGACCACCCAGACCGGTTTGTCTACTGGGCACAAGTGCTCTTCAAAGAGGGGCAGACTAGCCGCTGctactgggaggtggagtgggAAGGAAACTGGGCCGGGATTGGAGTGACCTACAGAAGCATCAAGCGCAAAGGTCCAGAAAACGACTCCGTGATGGGATACAACAAAGTCTCCTGGAGTTTGCATTGTTCTGTCCATGGCTACCGCGCTTATCATAACTACAAAAGCCATGTCATTCAGGTTCCTTTGGCCGGCTCTCGTAAGCTGGCCGTGTACCTGGACTGGAAGGCCGGCATCTTGTCCTTCTACAGAGTGTCCTGTGGATGCTCTCTGACACACCTGCACACCTTCCACACCAGATTCACCGAGCCTCTGTTCCCCGTATTCAGAGTGTGGGGTCATGACTCCTCAGTCCGGTTGTGTCACGTGGAATAAGCCTGAAAATTTGAGAAAAGGCTGATTAAAGTGCATACTGCGTTGATTAGGGATCGAATAAGACTGGACACTGGTCAAAAGATCGACCAATTTATAACTGGAAGACTCACAAGCAGACAGGTTGTATTAGGAATTTTTGTTGTGCGAGAAAAGTCTCCTCATTTTGCAATGTAGGTGattttcagaaagtgaaacctcATTTAACCAACAGATAACTTCCCCAACCCCCTAAGTAGAACTAATGAAATGAGAAATAATGCTATGAAATCAGTTTTGTCAAGTGACCTTTTACAAAAAAGGTCACTGTAAAATTGCCCttcggtgtgaatgtgagagtgaatggttgttttttgtgtttgtgtcaggTCTGTGACAAACTGGTAACACATACAGGTTaatcagttcagaaaatgaatgattgaatggaTGACCTACATTATGTGTTTATACAactaatccaatccaattttatttataaggcactttaaaacaaccacagtggaccaaagtgctgtacagaagactaaaagcacaataaaaaaatgaacaaaatagcaaaaagcaaatacattaatgaatgaaggtgatcaagacaaagaGTTAATTGCCATGCAtactagtaataaaataaattcaatatgtacagatgtgtaaaaggagtgggaagaagaaaacttattaaatcccactccCACCTCTCATTTATGCAACATaccacattacttttgcttcattCACAACttattagtttgaccatttacgtcggcaccacacagctgttatatactGAGTGtattttcatattgcaatatatatcacagggttaaaaaaaaaaaaaaggcaatgtcagtgtttttttccattatcgtgcagccctagtttataTAACCAGAGCATCATATATCATCATATAATGTCTGCACCTGAATAAAGTGAAAAAGATGAACACATGGATGGATAATGTAAATCTATTATGAttctgaactgaacataaaatcagcTAATGGGAGTTCAGCCTCTGGTTGAATGGAACATGGGACATTTTTGGAGTCAGCAGCCTCAGCTACGTCATCACAAACCAAAGACAGTTTGTGCTGAAGCTGCTCAGACACGTTCAAATGGAGACTCAAACCATTAAGGCTTCTTCAGCCTGTCCCAGATAATGGACAGAGTGTGAGCTTATACTTAATAGTACCTGCTTAACACTGACAAGGATCTGAGTGGTGATAACAGCAGAGGATACTTCACCAGAAACAGTTCTCAAACCTCCAGTTACACCTGTGGACAGTCTGCTTCAAGTCTTAAATTCATATTAAAATGTCATTAATCACAGTAACTGCTTGTGTTACCACGCTGTAAGTTTATGCAGCCGAGCAAGTGTATTTGTTTTAGATATAAAAGGGGAGATGTGAAATTAACACATTTACAAAGGATAGCACGGAGGTATTACATTGCTGCCATCTTACCAGAGCACAGCTACACACAGAACTATTGTACTTATATGAGCAGGCTTCACAGCTGAGACATTCTGCATTAATGGGATGATTATGAGAATATCAACAGTTTTAATGAAGACAATGAATCAACGTAACATCTCTGCTAGATTTTGTAAAATAACTCACAAAtttaataaaaacacactgatatTAATCCACagtacaaaatgacatttatCTGCACAGTCATATAGTATGAACATGTACATTTTAACAATGATGTAGATGTATTATCCTATATATTATATCAATTCATGAAATTTTATAATATattatgtttgtctgtttttgagaCATTCCTAGAAATAGGCAACAGGTAGTACCATTGTAAGTGAATTGCAAATATCCAGCCTaatatcttttattattattattattattattattattattgtaagtgCAGAAGTTGAGGATGAGACAAGTGCATGTCTAATGTGTCAATGTCATCTTATCAATGTGTCACAAAGAAACATACTGTGTTTGTACTGAATATTTTgcttagagcccgactgatatgggatttttggagcCAATGCTGATACCAGTATTGTGGActtaaaaaagccgatatccaatatattggctgataactgatatattggctagtatatgaaataagaacattgatctacacaggatataataattttatattagataattgtggacaggtggattagcAGTTGCATAAATccttgtttatctcacaaagataatttacacaactttaaaacgctctataatagtcttatattagactagtgtGTGATCTGTGTGGAACCATGGGCTgtacatgtggtagtttttatgctggggagagcagactgtTGAAAAGATGTGTGTCTATATTTtttaagtagtgacataaaaattgtttggtaaatcattctttaaaatgtaagcgacacctacctttaatgagtccaactacaaagcaagctatgcaatcaaaaaaataattaaagcaaaaaatattacttaccacaaaattatgttttccctcacaaattttgatgtgtctgcctcatggtaCTACAACTTcctatgtggactaaggactaaactgagcatgtgcagagtgaattaggtgagtcctaagttgttcctgattagagcaattgcaagagttccAACTGACCCATGTtccaactgtccccggtctcccctacactattgaTACCCAGGCGTGCTTGCAGAATGAAACTGAGGTAGCTCACAgtcatgggtgtgtgtgggggggtgaatagttcataagactTGGGGGGGGattaatcggttgggctctaaTTTTCTTCATCGTTAATTACGTGTTTTGATTTCAGAGGGATTTTTCCAATGTTGTTGACAATTTGACTCACTAGAGTTCTAAAGTTGTGTATTATGCACATATTGAATCATAAAGGGACTGGGCCAAGCACAGACCCTTGTAAAGCACCTTAAATGATCTGATTGTGGTAAACTGTTGTACATAAGAAAAATGGTGGATAGATGGGAATTGATTCTATTTTTATATCTCCTTTACTACTTTTTGTCAGTATTATCTTTTGTATCTTTGTTATCATGGATCATGAATAAACATATAtatgtatcatttccatattcaaaataaatcaataaaaaaaaatgcttgtacACGCTTCATCTACACACATTGTTTTTATGTTGCCTTTTACGTGTTTTCTATATGAAATTgtttaatattgtattattaatTCCATATTGACTTAATAGAGCTTTT from Sphaeramia orbicularis chromosome 16, fSphaOr1.1, whole genome shotgun sequence includes these protein-coding regions:
- the LOC115435415 gene encoding NLR family CARD domain-containing protein 3-like isoform X3 produces the protein MHFERIRSYPGDHILMVISTSCSNTGLSTSEALKMKDINLQREPTPLPDRSTFTTAKQRLVKRRRYEPDSGSTVSTLSSVSLKSDRSRLRPPVFSAEHRHSGAKLTKRRRYEPDSGSTVSTLSSVSLKSDRSRLRPPVFSAEHRHSGAKLVKRRRYEPDNGSTVSTMSSVSLKSDRSRLRPPVFSAEHRHSGANIETTLNNQQNLDMTEFEKASLALLKQALKAPHQVLSASAEDDQLVNAEAEIKEAVVKTALHVLRTMKKDEHADTLEKSHYGELVPYQRKQKLYLKTKNEHFLEDMVTHEWPVPLKKIYTTIYLTQGTSEVNQEHEIRQIETAFYKKKHLETQVISSKDILKPLPKEDKTIRTVLTMGIAGIGKTLRVQKFILDWSEDVINQDIQLLFPLSFRELNLLKNEERSLMDLLYEVSPGLKESGIKDLTMYKVLIILDGLDESRLCLDFKRNERCSDATQSTSVDVLLTNLITGNLLPHAKLWITTRPAASSCIPPQYIDRVTEIQGFNNSQKEAYFKRKIEDENLAKRVIANIRSTRSLHIMCHLPLFCWISSIVLGEMCTKVGGGKMPKTLTQMYIHFIVHQISQMNYKYSKEQELDSQGNNQVILSLAKLAFQQLEKGNLIFYEEDLRDCGIDVREGSVNSGVCTQVFREETLRDQRVFCFVHLSVEEFLAALHVHVMYNIKGVNLMKEKFNLRPQNVPISKLHKDAVDKATENENGHFDLFLRFLLGLSVESSQTLLRGLNIPNMPNMQSHEEIISYIKEKISHARRPERYINLFHCLNELNDHSLMEEIQIYMDSDGECVMDQCSPAQWAALVFLLLTSPDKPKEIHLKKYSNREDGLHRLLPAIKASRSAMLNDCNLTAVSCPALSSTLSSSSNELNHLNLSDNHLQDTGIEILCVGLQSPNCRLKTLRLNRCSLTPKCCDNLASVLSCHSVNLQELDLSDNDIEDSGLEKLSMGLGSTRCQLETLRLSFCNITQAGCGYLASAVKSNPSHLRELDLSYNYLGQDGLKLISDALEGRCELTKFRVDHNAEYWFKPGLRKYSCELTVDLNTAHKQIIFSDQNRKVSQSIEEQPYPDHPDRFVYWAQVLFKEGQTSRCYWEVEWEGNWAGIGVTYRSIKRKGPENDSVMGYNKVSWSLHCSVHGYRAYHNYKSHVIQVPLAGSRKLAVYLDWKAGILSFYRVSCGCSLTHLHTFHTRFTEPLFPVFRVWGHDSSVRLCHVE
- the LOC115435415 gene encoding NLR family CARD domain-containing protein 3-like isoform X4, whose product is MHFERIRSYPGDHILMVISTSCSNTGLSTSEALKMKDINLQREPTPLPDRSTFTTAKQRLTKRRRYEPDSGSTVSTLSSVSLKSDRSRLRPPVFSAEHRHSGAKLVKRRRYEPDSGSTVSTLSSVSLKSDRSRLRPPVFSAEDRHSEAKLVKRRRYEPDNGSTVSTMSSVSLKSDRSRLRPPVFSAEHRHSGANIETTLNNQQNLDMTEFEKASLALLKQALKAPHQVLSASAEDDQLVNAEAEIKEAVVKTALHVLRTMKKDEHADTLEKSHYGELVPYQRKQKLYLKTKNEHFLEDMVTHEWPVPLKKIYTTIYLTQGTSEVNQEHEIRQIETAFYKKKHLETQVISSKDILKPLPKEDKTIRTVLTMGIAGIGKTLRVQKFILDWSEDVINQDIQLLFPLSFRELNLLKNEERSLMDLLYEVSPGLKESGIKDLTMYKVLIILDGLDESRLCLDFKRNERCSDATQSTSVDVLLTNLITGNLLPHAKLWITTRPAASSCIPPQYIDRVTEIQGFNNSQKEAYFKRKIEDENLAKRVIANIRSTRSLHIMCHLPLFCWISSIVLGEMCTKVGGGKMPKTLTQMYIHFIVHQISQMNYKYSKEQELDSQGNNQVILSLAKLAFQQLEKGNLIFYEEDLRDCGIDVREGSVNSGVCTQVFREETLRDQRVFCFVHLSVEEFLAALHVHVMYNIKGVNLMKEKFNLRPQNVPISKLHKDAVDKATENENGHFDLFLRFLLGLSVESSQTLLRGLNIPNMPNMQSHEEIISYIKEKISHARRPERYINLFHCLNELNDHSLMEEIQIYMDSDGECVMDQCSPAQWAALVFLLLTSPDKPKEIHLKKYSNREDGLHRLLPAIKASRSAMLNDCNLTAVSCPALSSTLSSSSNELNHLNLSDNHLQDTGIEILCVGLQSPNCRLKTLRLNRCSLTPKCCDNLASVLSCHSVNLQELDLSDNDIEDSGLEKLSMGLGSTRCQLETLRLSFCNITQAGCGYLASAVKSNPSHLRELDLSYNYLGQDGLKLISDALEGRCELTKFRVDHNAEYWFKPGLRKYSCELTVDLNTAHKQIIFSDQNRKVSQSIEEQPYPDHPDRFVYWAQVLFKEGQTSRCYWEVEWEGNWAGIGVTYRSIKRKGPENDSVMGYNKVSWSLHCSVHGYRAYHNYKSHVIQVPLAGSRKLAVYLDWKAGILSFYRVSCGCSLTHLHTFHTRFTEPLFPVFRVWGHDSSVRLCHVE